A region of Lagenorhynchus albirostris chromosome 20, mLagAlb1.1, whole genome shotgun sequence DNA encodes the following proteins:
- the LOC132510885 gene encoding small ribosomal subunit protein eS27-like yields the protein MPLAKVLLHPSPEEEKRKHKKKRLVQSPNSYFMDVKCPGYYKITTVFSRAQTVVLCVGCSTVLCQPTGGKARLTEGCSFRRKQH from the coding sequence ATGCCTCTCGCAAAGGTTCTCCTTCATCCCTCtccagaagaggagaagaggaaacacaAGAAGAAGCGCCTGGTGCAGAGCCCCAATTCCTATTTCATGGATGTGAAATGCCCAGGATACTATAAAATCACCACCGTCTTTAGCCGTGCGCAAACAGTGGTTTTGTGTGTTGGCTGCTCTACCGTCCTCTGCCAGCCTACAGGAGGAAAAGCAAGGCTTACAGAAGGGTGCTCCTTCAGACGGAAGCAGCACTAA